The proteins below are encoded in one region of Rhinolophus sinicus isolate RSC01 linkage group LG07, ASM3656204v1, whole genome shotgun sequence:
- the APC2 gene encoding adenomatous polyposis coli protein 2 isoform X2 → MGLLGLLSLLHSAFFGDQTLQELKMTSSVAPYEQLVRQVEALKAENSHLRQELRDNSSHLSKLETETSGMKEVLKHLQGKLEQEARVLVSSGKTEVLEQLKALQMDITSLYNLKFQPPALGPEPSARTPEGSPVHGSGPSKDSFGELSRATIRLLEELDRERCFLLNEIEKEEKEKLWYYSQLQGLSKRLDELPHVETFSMQMDLIRQQLEFEAQHIRTLMEERFGTSDEMVQRAQIRASRLEQIDKELLSAQDRVQQTEPQALLSVKSVPVDEDPETEVPTHPEDGAPQPGNSKVEVVFWLLSMLATRDQEDTARTLLAMSSSPESCVAMRRSGCLPLLLQILHGTEAGAGGRNGTPGAPGAKDARMRANAALHNIVFSQPDQGLARKEMRVLHVLEQIRAYCETSWDWLQAREGGPEGGGAGGAPVPIEPQICQATCAVMKLSFDEEYRRAMNELGGLQAVAELLQVDYEMHKMTRDPLNLALRRYAGMTLTNLTFGDVANKATLCARRGCMEAIVAQLASESEELHQVVSSILRNLSWRADINSKKVLREVGSMTALMKCVLRASKESTLKSVLSALWNLSAHSTENKAAICQVDGALGFLVSTLTYKCQSNSLAIIESGGGILRNVSSLIATREDYRQVLRDHNCLQTLLQHLTSHSLTIVSNACGTLWNLSARSPRDQELLWDLGAVAMLRNLVHSKHKMIAMGSAAALRNLLAHRPAKYQATATAISPGACAPSLYVRKQRALEAELDARHLAQALDQLEKQGLPEAEAEATFKKPLPPLRHLDGLAQDYASDSGCFDDDDAPSLAAVAATVEPASPAVLSLFLGSPFLQGQALARAPPTRRGGLEVEKEASGEAAVAARAKAKLALAVARIDRLVEDISALHTSSDDSFSLSSGDPGQEAPREGRAQSCSPCWGSERGRREAGGQAHPLLRLKVAHASLSNDSLNSGSASDGHCPREHTQPCPLAALAEHGEGSPCGQARPSQLDLNLPGGRAEPAAQQATATDTRVHTIKLSPTYQHVPLLEGTARLGGAPLASGARKQAWLPTEGLSKVPEKLVAEAAPLCLSHCSSLSSLSSAGHPGPSEAGDLDDSDSSLEGLEEAGTSDMELDRAWHGPGATSLPMAIPAPPQGRSLGVGDATPSSSSENCVQETPLVLSRCSSVSSLGSFESPSIASSIPSDPCSGLGSGTVSPSELPDSPGQTMPPSRSKTPPLVPVPPGERDPTQFSLQWESYVKRFLDIADCRERCRLPSELDAGSVRFTVEKPDENFSCASSLSALALHEHYVQKDVELRLLPPACPELSGGSSHNLHFAGHHRRDEASGRREGPPAADQELELLRECLGTAVPARLCKVASALVPSRHALPVPVYMLVPTPAQEDDSCTDSAEGTPVNFSSAASLSDETLQGPPRDPPGGHADGQKPAGRVAPARQATGHRHRHEGVGQSTELAWGSGRSRAGLELPLHRTPSAGADKDGPRTGQMHQMRGDGALQSLCLTTPTEEAIYCFYGNDSDEEPAEAVVVTPSQRASAIPQAVRKECPTDRKESQVTPNATPPAQAQPSLIADETPPCYSLSSSASSLSEPEPVITKAPGPRGGHDGSPRPRAQADLLQQCLGSATPRHRLQVSGPRRRKPRAARPGERPAQGPREPGEEAVGSDHASDLDSVEWRAIQEGANSIVTWLHQAAVAAATCEASSESDSILSFVSGLSVGSTLQPSLHRKGQQPQLEGQAGSATRLEKRANLAQRSSGPRLPCSPGKLRGAQKTASGVPAVLRGRTVIYMPSPATRAQPRGGPSPHTAPRKMGPPSAEQLAAPIRAPGPGQQRSRSLHRPSKISELTALSPPQRSATPPARLTKTPSSSSSQTSPTSQTLPRRSPLAAQAAGPLLGPRASPMPKTTTQARLARQHKTQKSPVRIPFMQKPAGRVPPPLARATSQPGTRGGAGAEGSLGARGGRLGLVRTASARSSGSESSERSGFRRQLTFIKESPSLLRTRRSELSTAQATSASQGSSPCSSRSALPTVFLCSSRCEELRAVPQPSLSRPSLSPRQPPTARPAPSQRPPRRTSSESPSRLPVRMQAARPETVKRYASLPHISVARRPEGAAQGHVADAARRSSDGEARPLPRVAAPGTTWRRIRDEDVPHILRSTLPATALPLVGTSPEEGQGGPPQRKTSDAVVQTEDFAATKTNSSTSPSLESRPPPQAPASGPASLLGSDVDGPGSAKTPAPTPFIHESLGVAVGGFPASRHGSPSRSARVPPFNYVPSPMVASTTDSAVQKAPAPADLLE, encoded by the exons ATGGGGCTCCTAGGGCTGCTGAGCCTGCTGCACTCAGCCTTTTTCGGGGACCAG ACACTGCAGGAGCTGAAGATGACGAGCTCTGTGGCGCCTTATGAGCAGCTGGTGCGGCAGGTGGAGGCCTTGAAGGCTGAGAACAGTCACCTGAGGCAGGAACTTCGCGACAACTCAAGTCACCTGTCCAAGCTGGAGACAGAGACATCCGGCATGAAG gaGGTCCTGAAGCACTTACAGGGCAAGCTGGAACAGGAGGCCCGAGTGCTGGTGTCCTCAGGGAAGACTGAGGTGCTGGAGCAGCTGAAAG CCCTGCAGATGGACATCACCAGCCTGTATAACCTGAAgttccagcccccagccctgggccctgaACCCTCTGCGCGGACCCCTGAGGGAAGCCCAGTACATGGCTCTGGGCCCTCCAAGGACAGCTTTGGGGAGTTGAGCCGGGCCACCATCCGGCTGCTGGAGGAACTGGACAGGGAACG GTGTTTCCTGTTGAATGAGattgagaaagaggaaaaggagaagctCTGGTACTACTCGCAGCTGCAGGGCCTGTCCAAGCGCCTGGACGAGCTCCCACATGTGGAGACA TTCTCCATGCAGATGGACCTGATCCGGCAGCAGCTGGAGTTCGAGGCCCAGCACATTCGTACGCTGATGGAGGAGCGCTTTGGGACCTCGGACGAGATGGTGCAGCGGGCGCAG ATCCGCGCTTCACGCCTGGAGCAGATAGACAAGGAACTACTGTCAGCGCAGGACCGGGTGCAGCAGACAGAGCCCCAG GCTCTGCTGTCAGTGAAGTCGGTACCTGTGGATGAGGACCCCGAAACTGAGGTCCCCACACACCCGGAGGATGGTGCCCCTCAGCCGGGCAACAGCAAG GTGGAGGTAGTCTTCTGGCTGCTGTCCATGCTGGCGACGCGTGACCAGGAGGACACGGCCCGCACACTTCTCGCtatgtccagctctcctgagagCTGCGTGGCCATGCGCCGCTCAGGCTGCCTGCCGCTGCTGCTGCAGATCCTGCACGGCACAGAGGCCGGGGCTGGGGGTCGCAACGGGACCCCCGGGGCACCAGGAGCCAAGGACGCGCGCATGCGCGCCAATGCGGCACTGCACAACATCGTCTTCTCCCAACCAGACCAGGGGCTGGCGCGCAAGGAGATGCGTGTCCTGCATGTGCTGGAGCAGATCCGCGCCTACTGCGAGACCTCCTGGGATTGGCTACAGGCCCGGGAGGGCGGGCCGGAGGGAGGTGGTGCTGGTGGCG CCCCGGTCCCCATCGAGCCACAGATCTGCCAGGCTACCTGTGCAGTGATGAAGCTGTCTTTTGATGAGGAATACCGCCGTGCTATGAATGAGCTGG GTGGGCTGCAGGCCGTGGCAGAGTTACTGCAGGTCGACTACGAGATGCACAAGATGACCCGGGACCCACTCAACCTTGCCCTGCGCAGATATGCTGGCATGACCCTCACCAATCTCACCTTTGGGGATGTCGCTAACAAG GCCACACTGTGTGCCCGGCGGGGCTGCATGGAGGCCATTGTGGCCCAGCTGGCTTCCGAGAGCGAGGAGCTACACCAG GTGGTATCCAGTATCCTGCGCAACCTGTCCTGGCGGGCTGACATCAACAGCAAGAAGGTGCTGAGGGAAGTTGGCAGCATGACCGCCCTGATGAAGTGCGTCCTACGAGCCTCCAAG GAGTCCACCCTGAAGAGTGTGCTCAGTGCCCTGTGGAACCTCTCAGCACACAGCACAGAGAACAAGGCGGCCATCTGCCAGGTGGATGGCGCCCTGGGCTTCCTGGTGAGCACGCTGACCTACAAGTGCCAGAGCAACTCGCTGGCCATCATCGAGAGCGGTGGCGGCATTCTGCGCAATGTGTCCAGCCTCATTGCCACCCGCGAGGACTACAG GCAGGTGCTGCGGGACCACAACTGTCTGCAGACGCTGCTGCAGCACCTGACGTCCCACAGCCTGACCATCGTGAGCAATGCCTGTGGCACACTCTGGAACCTGTCCGCCCGCAGCCCACGGGACCAGGAGCTGCTGTGGGACCTGGGCGCTGTGGCCATGCTGCGCAACCTGGTGCACTCCAAGCACAAGATGATCGCCATGGGCAGTGCTGCTGCCCTGCGCAACCTGCTGGCCCACCGGCCTGCCAAGTATCAGGCAACAGCCACCGCCATCTCCCCTGGTGCCTGCGCACCCAGCCTGTATGTACGCAAGCAGCGGGCGCTGGAGGCTGAGCTGGATGCACGGCACCTAGCCCAGGCACTGGACCAACTAGAGAAGCAGGGCCTGCCCGAGGCCGAGGCCGAGGCCACCTTCAAGAAGCCACTGCCTCCCCTGCGGCACCTGGACGGGCTGGCCCAGGACTATGCCTCAGACTCAGGCTGCTTCGATGACGACGATGCACCCTCCCTGGCTGCCGTGGCTGCCACCGTCGAGCCTGCCAGCCCTGCTGTGCTGTCCCTCTTCCTGGGCAGCCCTTTCCTGCAGGGGCAGGCACTGGCCCGTGCCCCACCCACCCGCCGAGGTGGCCTGGAGGTAGAAAAGGAGGCCAGCGGGGAGGCAGCCGTGGCAGCCAGGGCCAAGGCCAAGCTGGCACTGGCAGTGGCGCGGATCGACCGGCTGGTGGAGGACATCTCGGCCCTGCACACCTCATCCGATGACAGCTTCAGCCTCAGCTCTGGGGACCCCGGGCAGGAGGCACCAAGGGAGGGCCGCGCCCAGTCCTGCTCACCTTGCTGGGGGTCTGAGCGTGGGCGGAGGGAGGCTGGTGGCCAAGCTCACCCGCTGCTGCGGCTCAAGGTGGCCCATGCCAGCCTCTCCAATGACAGCCTCAACAGCGGCAGCGCCAGCGACGGGCACTGTCCTCGTGAGCACACGCAGCCCTGCCCACTGGCTGCTCTGGCTGAGCACGGTGAGGGGTCCCCATGTGGCCAGGCACGGCCCAGCCAGCTTGACCTCAACCTGCCGGGTGGCCGGGCTGAGCCAGCAGCCCAGCAGGCCACGGCCACTGACACCCGAGTGCACACCATCAAGCTGTCGCCCACCTACCAGCATGTGCCACTGCTTGAGGGCACGGCCAGGCTGGGTGGGGCGCCCCTGGCCTCTGGGGCTCGGAAGCAAGCTTGGCTGCCCACAGAGGGCCTGAGCAAAGTGCCAGAGAAGCTGGTGGCAGAGGCGGCACCACTCTGCTTGTCCCACTGCAGCTCCCTGTCCTCACTGTCCTCGGCTGGACACCCTGGCCCCAGCGAGGCGGGGGACCTGGACGACAGTGACTCGTCCCTGGAGGGACTGGAGGAGGCAGGCACCAGCGATATGGAACTGGACAGGGCCTGGCACGGGCCAGGGGCTACCTCCCTACCCATGGCCATCCCAGCGCCCCCGCAGGGCCggagcttgggggtgggggatgccaCGCCATCTAGCTCCTCGGAGAACTGCGTGCAGGAGACGCCCCTGGTGCTGAGCCGCTGTAGCTCTGTGAGCTCGCTGGGCAGCTTTGAGAGCCCGTCCATCGCCAGCTCGATCCCCAGTGACCCGTGCAGTGGGCTGGGCAGTGGCACGGTCAGCCCCAGCGAGCTGCCTGACAGCCCCGGGCAGACCATGCCGCCAAGCCGCAGTAAGACGCCACCACTGGTCCCCGTGCCACCTGGCGAGCGTGACCCCACCCAGTTCAGCCTGCAATGGGAGAGTTACGTGAAGCGCTTCCTGGACATCGCCGACTGCCGGGAGCGCTGCCGGCTACCCTCCGAGCTGGATGCTGGCAGTGTGCGCTTCACTGTGGAGAAGCCAGACGAGAACTTCTCCTGCGCCTCCAGCCTCAGCGCACTGGCCCTGCATGAGCACTACGTGCAGAAGGACGTGGAGCTGCGGctgctgcctcctgcctgccctgaGCTCAGTGGTGGCAGCAGCCACAACCTGCACTTCGCTGGGCACCACCGGCGGGATGAGGCCAGTGGCCGCCGGGAGgggccacctgctgctgaccagGAGCTGGAGCTGCTGCGGGAGTGTCTGGGCACAGCTGTGCCTGCCCGGCTCTGCAAGGTGGCCTCAGCACTAGTGCCCAGCCGCCACGCACTGCCTGTACCTGTCTACATGCTGGTGCCCACTCCAGCCCAGGAGGATGACTCGTGCACCGATTCGGCCGAGGGCACACCGGTCAACTTCTCCAGTGCGGCCTCGCTCAGTGACGAGACGCTGCAGGGACCTCCTAGGGACCCACCTGGTGGGCATGCAGATGGGCAGAAGCCTGCAGGCCGTGTGGCCCCTGCCAGGCAGGCCACTGGGCACAGGCACAGGCACGAGGGTGTGGGTCAGAGCACAGAGCTGGCCTGGGGGTCAGGCAGGAGCCGGGCAGGGCTGGAGCTGCCCCTCCACAGGACCCCGAGTGCTGGAGCGGACAAGGACGGTCCCCGCACAGGCCAGATGCACCAGATGCGTGGGGACGGGGCGCTGCAGTCCCTGTGCCTCACGACGCCCACTGAAGAGGCCATATACTGCTTCTACGGCAACGACTCAGATGAGGAGCCAGCTGAGGCAGTGGTGGTGACACCCTCCCAGCGGGCCTCTGCTATCCCTCAGGCAGTTAGAAAGGAGTGCCCGACTGACAGGAAGGAGTCACAGGTCACACCGAACGCCACACCAcctgcccaggcccagcccagcctcaTCGCTGATGAGACGCCGCCATGCTACTCCCTGAGCTCCTCTGCCAGTTCCCTCAGTGAGCCTGAGCCTGTGATCACCaaggccccaggccccagaggTGGGCATGATGGCTCACCCCGCCCGCGGGCCCAGGCAGACCTGTTGCAGCAATGCCTGGGTTCAGCTACACCCAGGCACCGGCTCCAGGTGTCAGGCCCACGGCGCCGCAAGCCCCGAGCTGCCCGGCCAGGTGAGCGGCCAGCACAGGGACCCCGGGAGCCTGGTGAGGAGGCAGTGGGGTCAGACCATGCCTCAGACCTGGACAGCGTCGAGTGGCGTGCCATCCAGGAAGGTGCCAACTCCATTGTCACCTGGCTTCACCAGGCGGCAGTGGCGGCAGCCACCTGTGAGGCCTCATCTGAGTCTGACTCCATCCTGTCCTTTGTTTCGGGGCTGTCCGTGGGCTCCACCCTGCAGCCCTCCCTGCACAGGAAAGGGCAGCAGCCCCAGTTGGAGGGCCAGGCAGGCAGTGCCACAAGGCTAGAGAAACGGGCCAACCTGGCCCAGCGCAGCAGCGGCCCCCGCTTGCCCTGCAGCCCTGGGAAACTGCGTGGTGCTCAGAAGACTGCGTCTGGGGTGCCGGCCGTGCTCCGAGGAAGGACGGTAATTTACATGCCAAGCCCAGCCACGCGGGCCCAGCCCAGAGGTGGGCCCAGCCCCCACACCGCACCCAGGAAGATGGGACCCCCAAGCGCCGAGCAGCTAGCAGCCCCCATCAGAGCCCCTGGCCCCGGGCAGCAAAGGTCTCGAAGCCTGCACCGGCCCAGCAAGATCTCAGAGCTGACCGCCCTGAGTCCCCCCCAGAGGAGTGCCACACCACCCGCTCGCCTCACCAAGACCCCCTCATCCAGCTCCTCCCagacctcccccacctcccagaccCTGCCCAGGAGGTCACCCCTGGCAGCCCAGGCTGCGGGGCCCCTGCTGGGCCCTCGGGCCTCACCGATGCCCAAAACGACCACGCAGGCACGACTGGCTAGGCAGCACAAGACACAGAAGTCGCCTGTGCGGATCCCCTTCATGCAGAAGCCAGCAGGGAGGGTGCCACCACCCCTGGCCAGGGCAACCTCACAGCCGGGCAccaggggcggggcaggggctGAAGGGAGCCTGGGCGCCCGGGGGGGCCGCCTGGGCCTGGTACGCACAGCTTCTGCCCGTTCCAGCGGCAGTGAGTCCTCTGAGCGCTCGGGCTTCCGGCGCCAGCTGACCTTCATCAAGGAGTCGCCTAGCTTGCTGCGCACACGCCGGTCAGAACTGTCCACAGCCCAGGCCACCTCCGCTTCCCAGGGCAGCTCACCCTGCAGCAGCCGGTCTGCCCTGCCCACTGTCTTTCTCTGCTCCTCCCGCTGCGAAGAACTGCGTGCGGTTCCCCAGCCCTCCCTGTCCCGGCCGTCCCTGTCCCCCCGGCAGCCCCCAACAGCCCGGCCAGCCCCCAGCCAGCGGCCACCCCGGCGCACTAGTTCCGAGAGCCCATCCCGCCTGCCTGTTCGCATGCAGGCTGCCAGGCCCGAGACAGTCAAGCGTTACGCCTCTCTGCCTCACATCAGTGTGGCCCGCAGGCCTGAAGGTGCCGCCCAAGGGCACGTGGCCGATGCTGCCCGCCGCAGCAGCGATGGGGAGGCCCGGCCCCTGCCCAGGGTGGCTGCACCGGGCACCACGTGGCGTCGCATCCGGGACGAGGATGTGCCACATATCCTGCGGAGCACACTGCCTGCCACAGCCCTGCCGCTAGTGGGCACCTCACCCGAGGAGGGCCAAGGTGGACCCCCACAGCGCAAAACCAGTGATGCTGTGGTCCAGACAGAGGACTTTGCTGCCACCAAGACCAACTCCAGCACGTCTCCCAGCCTGGAGAGCAGGCCACCCCCCCAGGCCCCAGCCAGCGGCCCAGCATCCCTCCTTGGCAGCGACGTGGATGGGCCAGGCTCTGCCAAGacgcctgcccccacccccttcatcCACGAGAGCCTGGGGGTAGCTGTCGGGGGCTTCCCTGCCAGCCGGCATGGCTCCCCCAGCCGCTCCGCCCGAGTCCCACCCTTCAACTACGTGCCCAGCCCCATGGTGGCATCTACCACTGACTCAGCTGTGCAAAAAGCCCCTGCCCCTGCTGACCTTCTGGAATAG